A window of Candidatus Methylomirabilota bacterium contains these coding sequences:
- a CDS encoding ATP-dependent protease, translating to MISPLAPDALRKICPPESLPFEATDELKPLDEVVAQDRAVEAITFGVGIKCEGFNLFALGPAGSGKMTAIKRFLASEAAKLPTPPDWCYVNNFTDPQRPRALCLPPGRARILQADCERLLTELKTGVSRAFESEAYEQNRQAVLEELQKQTSDELEGLRKRADALGFGLAKTASGFMIVPMLRGKPLKPEGFEGLDEETKQLVNQRMEEVQKDLVATRRRVRDLEREAKNRLDGIDREVATSAVDHLIEEVKENYADHEAVQAHLEAIREDVIANVDLFRREQSGAQGQQDQTAMLRQGMDPFDRYRVNVLIEHGENGGAPVVVEAHPTCQNLLGRVEHQVQMGALYTNFLMAKAGALHRANGGFLVIEALELLKQFFAWDQLKRTLKNRRIRIEEPGEQFRLYSTVTLEPEPIPLNVKVVLIGNPWLYYLLHAYDPEFQELFKVQAEFSDRMTRTPETILTFARLLSTCCGAEGLRSFDRGAVAKLVEHSSRLVEDQDKLSTTFSHLLDVGREACFRAGQNGHQRVMAEDVQKAIAAKIRRANRVEELLQELVLDRTLLVDTEDAVVGQVNGIAVIQLGEYHFGKPSRITARTFLGRGGIVDIEREARMGGRIHSKGVLILSGYLGGRYVQQTPLALSASLAFEQVYEEVEGDSASSAELYAILSSLSGLPIKQGFAVTGSVNQQGEVQAIGAVNAKVEGFFDVCRARGLTGEQGVLIPASNVRHLMLREDVVEAVAAGQFHIYPIRTIDEGIALLTGREAGERGPDGSFPEGSANGLVQARLREMAEQAKAYGGETSAQSPSAADRHDDAES from the coding sequence ATGATCAGCCCATTGGCACCTGATGCATTACGCAAGATCTGTCCGCCGGAGAGCCTTCCCTTCGAGGCGACTGATGAGTTGAAGCCCCTGGACGAGGTCGTGGCCCAGGACCGAGCCGTCGAGGCCATCACCTTCGGCGTCGGCATCAAATGCGAAGGGTTCAATCTCTTTGCGCTGGGGCCGGCCGGCAGCGGCAAGATGACGGCGATCAAACGCTTTCTGGCGAGCGAGGCGGCCAAGCTTCCCACCCCGCCCGACTGGTGTTACGTCAACAACTTCACCGACCCGCAACGCCCCCGCGCGCTCTGTCTGCCGCCCGGCCGCGCCCGCATCTTGCAGGCCGACTGTGAGCGGCTACTGACGGAGTTGAAGACGGGCGTCTCGAGGGCCTTTGAGTCCGAGGCTTACGAACAGAACCGACAAGCGGTCCTGGAGGAGTTACAGAAACAGACCAGCGACGAGCTGGAGGGGCTGCGCAAGCGCGCCGACGCACTGGGGTTCGGACTGGCCAAGACCGCCAGCGGCTTCATGATCGTTCCGATGCTCCGAGGCAAGCCGCTCAAGCCGGAGGGGTTTGAGGGGCTTGACGAAGAGACCAAGCAGTTGGTGAATCAGAGAATGGAGGAGGTGCAAAAGGATCTGGTCGCCACCCGGCGACGCGTCCGGGATCTGGAGCGGGAGGCGAAGAACCGCCTTGACGGGATCGACCGCGAGGTCGCGACCTCCGCGGTCGACCACCTGATTGAAGAGGTCAAAGAGAATTATGCGGATCATGAGGCGGTACAGGCGCACCTCGAGGCGATCCGTGAGGATGTCATCGCGAATGTCGATCTGTTTCGTCGGGAGCAGAGCGGGGCGCAAGGCCAGCAGGACCAGACGGCGATGCTGCGTCAGGGGATGGATCCCTTCGACCGCTACCGTGTCAATGTCCTGATCGAGCACGGGGAAAATGGCGGTGCGCCGGTGGTGGTCGAGGCGCACCCGACCTGCCAGAACCTGCTGGGGCGGGTCGAGCACCAAGTCCAAATGGGCGCGCTGTACACCAACTTTCTGATGGCCAAGGCGGGCGCCCTGCATCGGGCCAACGGCGGCTTTCTGGTCATTGAGGCGCTGGAACTGCTGAAGCAGTTTTTTGCGTGGGACCAACTGAAGCGGACGTTGAAGAACCGCCGGATCCGGATCGAGGAGCCGGGCGAGCAGTTCCGACTCTACAGTACCGTGACGCTGGAGCCCGAACCGATCCCCCTCAACGTCAAGGTCGTGTTGATCGGAAACCCCTGGCTCTACTACCTGCTGCATGCCTACGACCCGGAGTTTCAGGAGCTGTTCAAGGTCCAGGCCGAATTTAGCGACCGTATGACCCGAACGCCCGAAACAATCCTGACCTTTGCCCGCCTGCTGTCCACCTGTTGCGGGGCCGAAGGGCTCAGGTCGTTCGATCGCGGCGCCGTGGCCAAGCTGGTGGAGCACAGTTCGCGCCTGGTGGAGGATCAGGACAAGCTGTCGACGACCTTCAGCCATCTGTTGGATGTGGGCCGCGAGGCCTGCTTCCGGGCCGGGCAGAACGGGCATCAGCGGGTGATGGCGGAGGACGTACAGAAGGCGATTGCCGCTAAGATCCGACGGGCGAATCGGGTCGAGGAATTGTTGCAGGAGCTGGTCCTGGATCGGACCCTGCTGGTCGATACCGAGGACGCCGTGGTCGGGCAGGTCAATGGGATTGCGGTGATCCAGCTTGGGGAGTATCACTTCGGCAAGCCGAGTCGTATTACGGCGCGCACCTTCCTCGGGCGCGGCGGCATCGTCGATATCGAGCGCGAGGCCAGGATGGGCGGCCGTATCCACAGTAAAGGCGTCCTGATCCTGTCGGGCTATCTCGGCGGCCGCTATGTGCAGCAGACGCCGCTGGCCTTGTCGGCCAGCCTCGCCTTCGAACAGGTGTATGAGGAGGTGGAAGGCGACAGCGCCTCATCGGCGGAGCTGTACGCGATCCTCTCCAGTCTGTCGGGGTTGCCGATCAAGCAGGGGTTTGCGGTGACCGGGTCGGTGAATCAGCAGGGGGAGGTTCAGGCCATCGGCGCCGTCAACGCCAAGGTCGAGGGGTTTTTCGATGTCTGCCGCGCACGGGGGCTCACGGGCGAGCAGGGGGTCCTGATCCCCGCGAGTAATGTCCGCCATCTGATGCTCCGAGAAGATGTCGTGGAGGCGGTGGCGGCCGGGCAGTTCCATATCTATCCCATTCGGACCATCGATGAGGGGATCGCCCTATTGACCGGGCGGGAGGCCGGTGAACGGGGTCCGGATGGGAGTTTTCCGGAAGGAAGCGCGAACGGCCTGGTACAGGCGCGGTTGCGCGAGATGGCGGAGCAGGCAAAGGCCTACGGGGGCGAGACCTCGGCACAATCGCCGTCGGCAGCCGACCGCCACGACGACGCCGAATCGTAG
- a CDS encoding deacylase gives MTVPARVREWLDQQQVRYEIIPHREVYTAQEVAGATHIPGRAYAKVVILKGRQGLMMAVLPAMCRLDIVRMRQVVGDSAASLDPETDFAQIFTGCEPGAMPAFGNLYGIPVYCDQHLTRETTIAFPAGSHHEVIRIASKDFLRITGAQVYEICTIAHEQAA, from the coding sequence ATGACAGTTCCGGCGCGGGTACGCGAGTGGTTGGATCAGCAGCAGGTACGGTACGAGATCATTCCCCACAGGGAGGTGTACACGGCTCAGGAGGTGGCGGGCGCCACTCATATCCCCGGTCGGGCCTATGCCAAGGTGGTCATTCTGAAAGGGCGGCAGGGCCTGATGATGGCGGTTCTCCCGGCCATGTGTCGGTTGGACATCGTGCGGATGCGGCAGGTTGTGGGCGACAGTGCGGCGAGCCTGGACCCGGAGACCGATTTCGCGCAGATCTTTACCGGGTGTGAGCCTGGGGCCATGCCGGCCTTCGGCAACCTGTATGGCATTCCGGTCTACTGCGATCAGCATCTGACCAGGGAGACGACGATCGCCTTTCCGGCGGGAAGCCACCACGAGGTGATCCGGATCGCGTCGAAGGATTTCCTTCGGATCACGGGCGCTCAGGTGTACGAGATCTGCACCATCGCGCACGAACAGGCGGCGTGA
- the higA gene encoding addiction module antidote protein, HigA family yields MLPEEFLRPSGITQSAMAAHLGISFPVLNEIIRDKRGVTPDTALRLARVVGMSADFRLGLQQDWDLWHAMHSTGATGIAHLKPLSQSV; encoded by the coding sequence ATGCTGCCAGAGGAATTCCTCAGGCCATCAGGGATCACGCAGTCGGCCATGGCGGCGCATCTCGGCATCTCCTTTCCTGTATTGAATGAGATCATTCGCGACAAGCGTGGCGTCACCCCTGATACGGCCTTGCGACTGGCCCGCGTGGTGGGGATGTCGGCGGACTTCCGGCTGGGGCTTCAGCAGGATTGGGATCTATGGCACGCGATGCACAGCACGGGAGCTACCGGAATAGCCCACCTGAAGCCGCTCAGCCAGTCGGTATGA
- a CDS encoding thiosulfate sulfurtransferase yields MRLGSVLFALRSRRIERLFFGGRSRRNGMKRWMIAIMAVMTLLVTIHRLTWAAAYGNPQVLVDTQWLAQHLNEPDLRVVDMRNSPDEYAAGHIPGAVYLSVNQVRLALKDSGFAMSPDYDIEERMGQLGITKETMVIAYDDQGGLNASRLFFTLEYVGHKKVALLNGGITKWVAEARPLSKTAPPVGKTVYRVQPETHRVATARWIVSNLGRPNLALADARSVAEFRGEDLRAKRGGHIPGAVNIEWTHNLAADKTFKPAEELSALYNRAGVTKDKTVIAYCQTMHRGAMTYFVLRLLGYPDVRGYDRSWSEWGNDPALPIE; encoded by the coding sequence ATGCGTTTGGGAAGCGTGCTGTTTGCTTTGCGGAGTAGGCGAATCGAACGGCTGTTCTTTGGCGGCAGGAGCAGGAGGAACGGGATGAAACGGTGGATGATTGCGATCATGGCGGTTATGACGCTGCTCGTCACGATCCATCGATTGACCTGGGCGGCGGCCTACGGCAATCCACAGGTACTCGTTGACACCCAGTGGTTGGCACAGCACCTCAATGAACCGGATCTGCGGGTTGTCGATATGCGCAACAGTCCGGATGAGTATGCAGCCGGACACATTCCGGGCGCAGTGTACCTGTCGGTCAATCAGGTGCGCCTGGCCCTGAAGGACTCGGGTTTCGCGATGTCTCCGGATTATGACATCGAAGAGCGGATGGGTCAGCTTGGGATTACGAAAGAGACGATGGTGATCGCATATGACGATCAGGGTGGGCTCAATGCATCGCGCCTGTTTTTTACCCTTGAGTATGTCGGTCACAAGAAGGTTGCGTTGCTGAACGGAGGCATCACGAAATGGGTCGCTGAAGCGCGACCGCTGTCGAAAACGGCGCCGCCGGTCGGCAAGACGGTCTATCGCGTCCAGCCCGAGACGCACCGCGTTGCTACGGCCCGCTGGATTGTCAGCAACCTTGGCAGGCCGAATCTGGCGCTGGCGGATGCCCGCTCAGTCGCTGAGTTTCGCGGTGAGGATCTGCGGGCTAAGCGAGGAGGTCACATCCCGGGAGCCGTGAATATTGAGTGGACGCACAACCTGGCCGCCGACAAGACGTTCAAGCCGGCTGAAGAGTTGTCGGCCCTGTATAACCGGGCAGGGGTGACGAAGGATAAGACGGTGATCGCCTATTGTCAGACGATGCATCGCGGCGCCATGACGTACTTTGTGTTACGACTGTTGGGATATCCGGACGTTCGAGGCTACGATCGCTCGTGGAGCGAGTGGGGCAATGACCCGGCGCTGCCGATAGAGTAA
- a CDS encoding galactose-1-phosphate uridylyltransferase, with translation MGELRRDPVRNRWVVIDPERPDREAALTVEAQPPPPLSEPCPLCPGNESMTPPEIIAFGEPSRRRNESGWWVRVTPDLQPLCRIEGDFDRRPEGPFDVMNALGAHEIVIESPQHHLTWADFSDQQLERILRTYRMRSLDLRQDERFRSLIVVKNNAEAAGILRHPHSHVLALPFIPYGVEEELRGCREFYARKERCAFCDIILHERVSRVRRVVETEHFVVLAPFASRFPFETWLLPIRHGSDFGKIGEKELIDLAGLVRRTIQMLEKVLGNQSCTIVLHSTPFDEPHTHDYHWHLEIMPKTAPVAAFGWGARLFVNPIPPEEAAALMAQQM, from the coding sequence ATGGGTGAGTTGCGGCGCGATCCGGTAAGAAATCGTTGGGTGGTGATCGATCCTGAGCGTCCGGACCGAGAGGCTGCGCTTACGGTTGAGGCGCAGCCGCCCCCTCCGCTGTCCGAACCGTGCCCGCTTTGTCCCGGCAATGAGTCGATGACCCCACCTGAGATTATCGCCTTCGGCGAGCCCTCGCGCCGGCGCAATGAAAGCGGCTGGTGGGTTCGGGTGACTCCGGATTTGCAGCCGCTATGTCGGATTGAGGGCGATTTTGATCGACGGCCGGAAGGACCTTTTGATGTGATGAACGCGTTGGGGGCTCATGAGATTGTCATCGAGAGTCCGCAGCATCATCTGACATGGGCGGACTTTTCTGACCAACAGTTGGAGCGGATCCTGCGTACCTACCGGATGCGCAGTCTGGATCTGCGCCAGGATGAGCGGTTCCGGTCGCTGATCGTCGTCAAGAACAATGCGGAGGCGGCCGGGATCCTCCGACACCCCCATTCGCATGTGCTGGCGTTACCGTTTATCCCCTATGGGGTAGAAGAGGAACTGCGTGGCTGTCGGGAGTTCTATGCAAGAAAGGAGCGTTGCGCCTTTTGCGATATCATCCTGCACGAGCGGGTCTCCCGCGTTCGACGAGTCGTGGAGACCGAGCACTTTGTGGTCTTGGCGCCCTTTGCCTCTCGCTTTCCGTTCGAGACGTGGCTGTTACCCATCCGTCACGGCTCCGATTTCGGGAAGATCGGCGAAAAGGAATTGATCGATCTGGCCGGCCTTGTCAGGCGGACGATACAGATGCTTGAAAAGGTGTTGGGCAATCAATCGTGCACGATCGTCCTTCATAGTACCCCCTTTGACGAACCGCATACGCATGACTATCACTGGCATCTCGAGATCATGCCGAAGACGGCGCCTGTGGCGGCGTTCGGGTGGGGCGCGCGGCTCTTTGTGAACCCGATTCCGCCCGAGGAAGCGGCTGCCCTGATGGCGCAACAGATGTAA
- a CDS encoding phosphoenolpyruvate synthase (catalyzes the formation of phosphoenolpyruvate from pyruvate), producing MREDAFIRWFDEIDLADIPLVGGKNASLGEMYQHLKPLGVRVPYGFAVTAAAYRGFLGESGCEARIRAHLRDLNTADIVNLRARGEAIRTIILEAPLPSALERGIVAAYERLCGEYGPNIDVAVRSSATAEDLPDASFAGQQESYLNVHGVPGLLEACRKCFASLFTDRAISYREDKGFDHLGVALSVGVQKMVRSDQGASGVMFTIDTETGFRDCILINASYGLGESVVQGSVTPDEVYVFKPTLLTGHRPILQRTVGSKEWKLVYDEGGSKQTRNVPVPAEDRQRFAISDDDILQLARWGCAIEAHYSRKNARYTPMDIEWAKDGRSGELFILQARPETVQSVKRMDLLRVYRLEERGTPVLIGKSVGEMIGQGRARIIADPHHMERFHDGEVLVTDKTDPDWEPVMKKAAAIVTNRGGRTSHAAIVSRELGIPAVVGTEQGTQVIADREEITVSCAEGDAGYVYRGRLRYSVREIDLGMLKRPRTKIMLNVANPQEAFSLAAIPNDGVGLARVELIIGHAIRIHPMALVRYDTLADEAARIEIALLTAAYADKPQYFVDKLAEGVGMIAAAFYPKDVIVRLSDFKTNEYANLIGGKAFEPTEENPMLGFRGASRYYNDRYREGFALECRAMWKVRQEMGLTNVKLMIPFVRTVGEGEKVLAEMATHGLIRGQNGLEVYVMCEIPSNVLLAEEFAEIFDGFSIGSNDLTQLTLGVDRDSELVAPIFDERNRAVKRLIASVIATARARGRKIGICGQAPSDYPEFAQFLVEEEIDSISLNPDAVMKMTAKVLEMEQKGVRSEE from the coding sequence ATGCGTGAGGATGCGTTCATCCGCTGGTTTGATGAGATCGACCTGGCCGATATCCCGCTGGTTGGCGGCAAGAATGCGTCGCTGGGCGAGATGTATCAACACCTCAAACCCCTCGGCGTACGGGTCCCTTACGGCTTTGCCGTGACCGCCGCGGCCTACCGAGGCTTCCTCGGCGAAAGCGGGTGCGAGGCGCGGATCAGGGCGCACCTGCGCGATTTGAACACCGCCGACATCGTCAATCTGCGTGCCCGCGGCGAGGCCATCCGAACAATCATCCTCGAAGCCCCCCTGCCGTCTGCGCTCGAGCGCGGGATCGTCGCTGCCTATGAGCGGTTATGCGGCGAGTACGGACCGAACATTGATGTGGCGGTGCGGAGCAGCGCCACCGCCGAGGACCTTCCGGATGCCAGCTTTGCCGGCCAGCAGGAGAGCTATCTGAACGTCCACGGGGTCCCGGGCTTGCTGGAGGCCTGTCGCAAGTGCTTCGCCTCGCTCTTTACCGATCGCGCCATCTCTTACCGTGAGGATAAGGGGTTCGATCATCTGGGCGTGGCGTTGTCTGTCGGCGTACAGAAGATGGTCCGTTCCGACCAGGGCGCGTCCGGCGTCATGTTTACCATCGATACGGAGACCGGGTTCCGTGATTGTATCCTCATTAACGCCTCTTACGGCCTTGGCGAGAGTGTTGTGCAGGGCTCGGTCACGCCGGATGAGGTGTACGTCTTTAAGCCGACGCTGCTGACGGGTCATCGCCCCATTCTTCAACGAACGGTCGGGAGCAAGGAGTGGAAGCTGGTTTACGATGAGGGGGGCAGCAAGCAGACCAGGAATGTCCCGGTTCCTGCCGAGGATCGTCAGCGGTTCGCCATCAGCGACGACGACATCCTGCAGCTCGCCCGCTGGGGGTGCGCCATCGAGGCGCATTACAGCCGGAAGAACGCCCGATACACGCCGATGGACATCGAATGGGCCAAGGACGGCCGCAGCGGCGAGTTATTCATCCTGCAGGCGCGCCCGGAGACGGTGCAATCGGTCAAGCGAATGGACCTGCTGCGGGTCTATCGATTGGAAGAGCGCGGGACGCCGGTCCTGATCGGCAAGAGCGTGGGTGAGATGATCGGCCAGGGACGCGCCAGGATTATCGCAGACCCGCACCATATGGAGCGGTTCCACGACGGTGAGGTCCTGGTGACCGACAAGACCGATCCGGACTGGGAGCCGGTCATGAAGAAGGCCGCCGCAATCGTCACTAATCGCGGCGGGCGGACCTCGCATGCGGCCATCGTCAGCCGCGAACTGGGGATCCCGGCGGTCGTTGGGACCGAACAGGGGACGCAGGTTATCGCCGACAGAGAGGAGATTACCGTGTCGTGCGCCGAGGGGGATGCCGGGTATGTCTATCGCGGTCGGCTCAGGTACAGCGTTCGGGAGATCGATCTGGGGATGCTCAAACGCCCCAGGACCAAGATCATGCTGAACGTCGCCAACCCGCAGGAGGCATTCAGCCTGGCGGCCATCCCCAATGACGGCGTCGGCCTGGCGAGGGTCGAGCTGATCATCGGCCACGCGATCCGGATCCATCCTATGGCGTTGGTGCGCTACGACACGCTGGCCGACGAGGCGGCCAGGATCGAGATCGCGCTGTTAACCGCCGCCTATGCCGATAAGCCGCAGTATTTTGTGGACAAGCTGGCGGAGGGGGTCGGGATGATTGCCGCGGCCTTCTACCCGAAGGACGTCATTGTCCGTCTGAGCGATTTCAAGACCAACGAATACGCCAACCTGATCGGCGGCAAGGCGTTCGAGCCGACGGAAGAGAATCCGATGCTGGGCTTTCGTGGCGCCTCACGCTATTACAACGACCGGTATCGGGAGGGGTTTGCCCTGGAATGTCGCGCCATGTGGAAGGTTCGACAGGAGATGGGCCTGACCAACGTCAAGCTGATGATCCCATTTGTCCGAACGGTGGGGGAGGGCGAAAAGGTCCTGGCGGAGATGGCAACGCATGGACTCATACGCGGGCAGAACGGGCTTGAGGTGTACGTGATGTGCGAGATTCCCAGCAACGTCCTGCTGGCCGAGGAGTTTGCGGAGATCTTTGACGGCTTTTCCATCGGATCGAACGACCTCACCCAGTTGACGTTGGGGGTCGACAGAGATTCGGAACTGGTCGCCCCCATCTTCGACGAACGGAACCGGGCGGTCAAGCGGCTGATCGCCTCGGTGATCGCAACGGCCAGGGCGCGGGGCCGGAAGATCGGGATCTGCGGACAGGCGCCTAGCGACTACCCGGAGTTCGCGCAGTTTTTGGTGGAGGAGGAGATCGACAGTATCTCGCTTAATCCGGACGCGGTCATGAAGATGACGGCAAAGGTATTGGAGATGGAGCAGAAAGGAGTGAGGAGTGAGGAGTGA
- a CDS encoding AAA family ATPase: MQQAQSPEGIRLKVAEAGQEDVGRGIVRVSDAAFAVLELDRGEIVSIIGERETAALVAAARSADQGLDVIRVDGVIRTNAHASIGDYVQVRKAAWREAQKVTLAPARKGLRAVAPGEVLRQALLYRPVVRGDLISVGTASRSKETIPSGMYPEELFRGLLGSLAIGLGEVRLVVSATVPSGIVRINPQTEVELLPEFVETKETRIPDITYDDIGGLGEVISEIREVIELPLKHPELFDRLGIAPPKGVLLHGPPGTGKTLLAQALANEAKAHFATINGPEIMGRFYGESEERLRAIFQEGQENPPAIIFIDELDSIAPKRETVMGEVERRVVAQLLTLMDGLAPRGNVIVIGATNRVGAIDLALRRPGRFDREIELRVPDRNGRRQILTIHTRAMPMASDVNLDWVADLTHGCVGSDLAALCREAALNALRRNLPDLDLRLETFPAEVLERLIVTHEDFSQALRRIRPSALREMLIEVPRVTWSDVGGLADVKRALRETVELPLTHPQAFERLGIKPPKGVLLYGPPGTGKTLLAKAVANEAHANFMLAKGSDLLSKWYGESEQRIREFFAKARQVAPAIVFFDEVDALVPRRGTAVGEPHVTERIVNQLLSELDGLEELRGVVILGATNRPDLIDPALLRPGRFDALVYVPVPDATARHDILTVHTRHMALADDVDVKDLVRRTERFTGADLALLCMRAAQLTLRKDLEAKAVTHTDFLAALAEIQPSVTEAMEREYGEVGKRLRQAGPQRDQALGHYL, from the coding sequence ATGCAACAGGCTCAATCGCCGGAAGGAATCCGCCTGAAAGTGGCCGAGGCCGGCCAGGAGGATGTCGGTCGCGGGATCGTTCGTGTCAGCGACGCCGCCTTTGCCGTCCTGGAGCTGGACCGTGGCGAGATCGTCTCCATCATCGGAGAACGGGAGACGGCTGCTCTAGTGGCGGCGGCCCGCTCAGCCGATCAAGGTCTGGATGTCATCCGGGTTGATGGCGTGATCCGTACGAACGCACATGCCAGCATCGGAGACTATGTACAGGTCCGAAAGGCTGCCTGGCGTGAGGCGCAGAAGGTGACGCTGGCCCCCGCCCGCAAGGGGTTACGTGCCGTCGCTCCCGGCGAGGTACTCCGCCAGGCGCTCCTCTATCGCCCCGTGGTCCGCGGCGACCTGATCTCGGTCGGGACCGCCTCACGCTCTAAAGAGACGATCCCGTCCGGAATGTACCCGGAAGAGCTCTTCCGGGGCCTGCTCGGCTCGCTGGCGATCGGGCTGGGCGAGGTGCGTCTGGTCGTCTCCGCCACCGTCCCATCCGGCATTGTACGCATCAATCCCCAGACCGAGGTCGAACTCCTCCCTGAGTTTGTGGAAACCAAGGAGACCCGCATACCCGATATCACCTACGACGACATCGGCGGGCTGGGCGAGGTCATCAGCGAAATCCGTGAGGTCATCGAGCTGCCGCTGAAGCATCCCGAGCTGTTCGATCGGCTCGGGATTGCACCGCCCAAAGGCGTCCTCCTGCACGGCCCCCCGGGAACCGGCAAGACGCTCCTGGCCCAGGCCCTGGCCAATGAGGCCAAGGCCCACTTCGCGACTATCAACGGTCCGGAGATCATGGGGCGCTTCTATGGCGAATCGGAGGAACGACTACGCGCCATCTTTCAGGAGGGACAAGAGAACCCGCCCGCCATCATCTTCATCGATGAACTGGACTCCATCGCCCCCAAGCGCGAGACGGTGATGGGCGAGGTAGAACGGCGGGTGGTGGCTCAGCTTCTGACCCTTATGGACGGTCTGGCGCCGCGCGGCAACGTGATCGTGATCGGCGCCACCAACCGCGTCGGGGCTATCGATCTGGCGCTGCGCCGCCCAGGCCGCTTTGACCGGGAGATCGAGCTGCGGGTGCCCGACCGCAACGGACGCCGCCAGATCCTGACGATCCATACGCGGGCCATGCCGATGGCGTCCGACGTGAACCTGGATTGGGTGGCGGACCTGACGCACGGCTGCGTCGGCTCGGACCTGGCCGCCCTGTGCCGTGAGGCTGCTCTGAACGCTCTTCGACGCAATCTCCCGGATCTCGATTTGCGACTTGAGACCTTCCCGGCCGAGGTGTTGGAGCGCCTGATCGTGACCCATGAGGACTTCAGCCAAGCCTTGAGGCGGATCCGCCCTTCGGCCCTTCGAGAGATGTTGATCGAGGTTCCTCGCGTCACCTGGAGCGATGTCGGGGGTCTAGCCGACGTCAAACGGGCCCTCCGCGAAACGGTAGAGTTGCCGCTCACCCATCCCCAGGCCTTCGAACGCCTTGGTATTAAACCGCCAAAAGGGGTCCTCCTCTACGGTCCGCCGGGGACCGGCAAGACCCTTCTGGCCAAGGCGGTCGCCAATGAGGCGCACGCCAACTTCATGCTGGCCAAAGGAAGCGATCTGCTGTCCAAGTGGTACGGCGAGTCGGAGCAGCGGATTCGGGAGTTTTTCGCCAAGGCCCGCCAGGTGGCCCCCGCCATCGTCTTCTTCGACGAGGTGGATGCCCTGGTGCCGCGACGTGGAACCGCGGTCGGCGAACCCCATGTGACCGAACGGATCGTCAACCAACTCCTCTCCGAACTGGACGGCCTGGAAGAGCTGCGCGGGGTGGTCATTCTTGGAGCGACCAACCGACCCGATCTGATTGATCCGGCGCTGCTGCGACCAGGACGCTTTGACGCGCTGGTCTATGTGCCGGTCCCCGATGCCACGGCCCGGCACGACATCCTGACCGTTCACACCCGCCATATGGCCCTCGCCGACGACGTGGACGTCAAGGACCTCGTCCGCCGGACCGAGCGATTCACCGGGGCCGACCTTGCCCTGCTCTGCATGCGCGCCGCCCAGCTTACCCTGCGGAAGGACCTGGAAGCGAAGGCGGTCACACACACCGACTTCCTGGCCGCACTTGCTGAGATACAGCCGTCGGTTACTGAAGCGATGGAGCGGGAATACGGCGAGGTCGGCAAACGCCTGCGTCAGGCCGGTCCCCAACGCGACCAGGCCCTCGGCCACTACCTGTAG
- a CDS encoding universal stress protein yields MIPRYRKVLVTTDFSPHGNAAIPHAYAVIGESGGTVILCHVMEVHGPPNPLYAHYASWGSLSGLERTELRQSLLRSLETLVPEQARAEGVTTEVRVVETQLLVHEAICEEAAELDVDLIVMASHGHSGIARLLMGSVAERVLRSADRPVLIVRHRDERF; encoded by the coding sequence ATGATACCGAGGTATCGGAAGGTACTGGTTACCACAGATTTTTCACCTCATGGAAACGCCGCGATCCCCCATGCGTATGCCGTCATAGGGGAGAGCGGGGGGACCGTAATCCTGTGCCACGTGATGGAGGTCCATGGGCCGCCGAACCCGCTCTATGCTCACTACGCATCATGGGGTTCGCTATCCGGGCTGGAACGAACGGAGCTTCGACAGTCACTGCTTCGCTCGTTGGAAACCCTGGTGCCTGAACAGGCCCGTGCGGAGGGTGTGACGACGGAGGTTCGGGTCGTGGAGACGCAGTTGCTGGTCCACGAGGCGATCTGTGAGGAGGCGGCAGAATTAGACGTGGACCTCATCGTGATGGCCTCCCACGGTCATTCCGGGATCGCTCGCCTGCTCATGGGTTCGGTCGCAGAGCGTGTGCTGCGGTCAGCCGACCGCCCCGTACTGATCGTTCGCCACCGGGATGAGCGCTTCTGA